The Anabas testudineus chromosome 14, fAnaTes1.2, whole genome shotgun sequence genome includes a region encoding these proteins:
- the adora2b gene encoding adenosine receptor A2b, with the protein MKMYYIVFEVIIAVFSISGNILVCWAVAINTTLKNATNYFLVSLAVADILVGCLAIPFAITISVGIVLDFYGCLFLACFVLVLTQSSIFSLLAIAIDRYLAVKIPLRYKELMTGKTAREIIAILWILSFIIGLIPFFGWNLKYSCCNNSSSGADNTTNCRPVQVQSSGGDVLWSCKLHCYFESVVDMRYMVYFNFFVCVLLPLLIMLGIYLKIFTVARKQLRQIELKCVGNGDSHHHRLLQKEIRAAKSLSIIVGLFAVCWLPVHILNCLTLFYRELDKPSDVMYVAIILSHANSAVNPIIYAYRIEDFRNTFRKILAQHILCRKEELYLSSNGSRRNRDQIHMTIDPLL; encoded by the exons ATGAAGATGTACTACATCGTATTTGAAGTAATCATTGCTGTTTTCTCCATATCCGGCAACATACTGGTTTGCTGGGCCGTCGCGATTAACACCACTTTGAAGAACGCCACCAACTATTTCTTGGTGTCTTTGGCTGTGGCTGATATTCTGGTCGGTTGCCTCGCCATCCCTTTTGCCATCACCATCAGCGTCGGCATTGTCCTGGACTTCTATGGATGCCTCTTCCTGGCCTGTTTCGTCTTGGTACTGACACAGAGCTCCATCTTCAGTCTTCTTGCCATTGCAATTGACAGATATCTGGCCGTGAAAATCCCTCTGAG GTACAAGGAGTTAATGACAGGAAAGACTGCCAGAGAGATCATTGCTATTTTATGGATCCTCTCCTTCATCATCGGCCTCATCCCCTTCTTTGGCTGGAACTTAAAGTACTCCTGCTGCAACAACAGTAGCTCCGGGGCAGACAACACTACGAACTGTCGCCCGGTGCAGGTGCAGAGCAGCGGAGGAGACGTACTATGGAGTTGCAAGCTCCACTGCTACTTTGAGAGTGTGGTGGACATGCGCTACATGGTCTACTTTaacttctttgtgtgtgtgctgctgccgctgctcaTCATGCTGGGCATCTACCTGAAGATCTTCACTGTGGccaggaagcagctgagacagATTGAGCTCAAGTGCGTGGGCAACGGGGACAGCCATCACCACCGGCTGCTGCAGAAAGAGATCCGGGCGGCCAAATCCCTCTCTATCATCGTGGGACTGTTTGCCGTCTGCTGGCTGCCCGTCCACATCCTCAACTGCCTCACTCTGTTTTACAGGGAGCTGGATAAGCCCAGTGATGTCATGTACGTGGCCATAATTCTGTCTCACGCCAACTCTGCAGTGAACCCCATCATCTACGCTTACCGCATAGAGGATTTTAGGAATACCTTTCGCAAGATCCTAGCCCAACACATCCTGTGCCGCAAGGAGGAGCTGTACCTCAGCTCCAACGGCAGCAGACGCAACAGAGACCAGATCCACATGACCATCGACCCTCTGCTATAG